In a genomic window of Erigeron canadensis isolate Cc75 chromosome 5, C_canadensis_v1, whole genome shotgun sequence:
- the LOC122601312 gene encoding uncharacterized protein LOC122601312 yields MEDKSNSTEAGAATSSKNVDNESFNKDLHGHDSHPDNVDANKEKSNEYLHGEKKTSGSYAAAMKKNETVKKVNFRLIDVESVTEGVDLLIPLASVIEFESKEGMLQVLEKGPWMIQSIPIFLNEWTPNISLAKVDMTNVPVWVKLYDVPLAAYTEDGLSMLASKLGRAILLDTYTSHMCVNSWGRHSYARALIEIDATRGFKENLVIGIPNVNGEGFSKETVSIEYEWRPPHCTHCKVFGHKDNNCPMQVKVVSENQKEDDFIEVSREKKRNSGKQAPSKPVSNSSTSSKNPSNAEVSTSNPYSVLDEFGDKELSMDGFKMQNSEKLKNNARDSNISFGSDDDEVEDVYDEYADFVKNNIGASTPKQPSLCSKVFPRWNWASNASSCVKAPRIILGWDINVVDIIIVSQTDQVLHTQIIFKDEKKVLLCSFVYAHNRYSQRRELWRNLDMHKVYVHNNAWYILGDFNAALNLEDKSFGSSNVDIAMREFKDCVDAIEVSDVNTAGLHFTWNQKPQGSDGLLKKIDRIMANDKFLDSFMGAVAVFQPYRISDHSPAILRLPRKVKFVPRPFKFSNVLIQDPGFSQVVASAWTTDVQGFQMYCVVKMLKSLKKPLRKLLYDKGNLYRKVELCRKDLDEVQKLLDSDPFNSVIREDHATCLNAFNEALLDEERFLKQKAKVVKGKTACNRIDTISDSNGRLLDGDDVKNAFIAHYTQFLGQSAPVSRLNSLHLFDNRLSQEQALLMISEVTDEEVKSAMFYMGDDKSPGDRMDFQLIKNSLKDLVSDNQLAFVPGRRITDNILLTQELMHNYHLDRGPPRCALKVDIQKAYDTVSLNGTTHGYFQGKRGLRQGDPLSPYLFTLVMEVLNLILKRQVRNSNGFNYHRQCDKQKIINLCFADDLFIFLHGDVESARVVSRALNEFKQVSGLAPSLPKSTAFFCNVLNHVKVAILNVLPFDEGTLPVKYLGVPLVSSRLRYRECRGLLERVQQRINDWKNRFLSFAGRLQLINSVIASMHVYWSSAVILPSQVIHEIEQMMRNFLWSSGEYKRGQSKVAWEVVCLPKTEGGLGILCIEAFNNALISVHIRNIVAHKESLWVRWIHSYKLKGRSIWDVPARGSLSWSWRKILQVRWLIRKHLWFVLGNGMTASAWYDSWSSLCPLSDHLSPRMITSAGFSLNDKIPVLNTLELDRLMWKDSNQNLLDFSVNVVWEDLRPQAAVVDWFPIVWFNQNVPKHDFILWLIYKQKLKTQDIMAHWDVNRSLSLCCSLCELQPDSHNHLFFECPLSSKVWNSVKSRAELNNVAPDWMSIVAAILPIASKSFVQSVVAKLVLAASTYFIWDERNARLFRQQKRTRDQLIGAIVETVRLKLLTCRFKRTRRVERFLTAWD; encoded by the exons ATGGAGGACAAAAGTAATAGTACTGAAGCTGGAGCAGCTACTTCGTCTAAAAATGTTGATAATGAATCGTTTAATAAGGATTTGCATGGGCATGATTCTCATCCTGACAATGTTGATGCAAACAAGGAGAAATCGAATGAATACTTGCATGGTGAGAAAAAGACTAGTGGGTCGTATGCAGCTGCAATGAAGAAGAATGAGactgttaaaaaggtaaattttcgTTTGATCGATGTGGAATCTGTTACAGAAGGTGTCGATTTATTGATCCCTCTTGCTTCTGTTATTGAG TTCGAGTCAAAGGAAGGAATGCTTCAAGTTTTAGAAAAAGGACCATGGATGATACAGTCTATACCAATATTCCTAAATGAATGGACTCCTAATATTTCACTGGCTAAAGTGGACATGACCAATGTTCCGGTGTGGGTTAAATTGTATGATGTTCCATTGGCAGCTTATACGGAGGATGGTCTAAGCATGTTGGCATCCAAATTGGGTCGAGCAATTTTACTTGATACTTATACTAGTCATATGTGTGTGAACTCTTGGGGTAGGCACTCGTATGCAAGGGCGTTGATTGAAATTGATGCTACACGAGGTTTTAAAGAGAACTTGGTAATTGGCATTCCTAATGTAAATGGGGAGGGATTTTCCAAGGAAACGGTGTCCATTGAATATGAATGGCGACCACCACATTGCACTCATTGTAAAGTTTTTGGCCACAAGGATAATAACTGCCCGATGCAAGTTAAGGTGGTTTCTGAAAATCAAAAGGAGGATGATTTTATCGAGGTTAGTAGGGAGAAGAAGAGAAATAGTGGAAAGCAA GCTCCTAGTAAACCTGTCTCTAATTCATCGACTTCCTCTAAAAATCCATCAAATGCTGAAGTTAGTACGAGTAATCCTTACTCGGTGTTAGATGAGTTTGGTGATAAGGAACTTTCAATGGATGGTTTCAAAATGCAGAATTCTGAAAAGTTGAAGAACAATGCTCGGGATTCGAATATTTCATTTGgtagtgatgatgatgaagtggAAGACGTGTATGATGAGTATGCGGATTTTGTTAAGAACAATATAGGGGCAAGCACTCCTAAACAGCCG AGCCTATGTTCTAAGGTGTTTCCTAGATGGAATTGGGCTTCAAACGCTAGTTCTTGTGTTAAAGCACCTCGTATTATTTTGGGATGGGATATTAATGTTGTTGATATTATAATTGTATCTCAAACTGATCAGGTTTTACACACCCAGATTATTTTCAAGGATGAAAAGAAGGTTCTGTTGTGTTCTTTTGTTTATGCCCACAATCGTTATTCTCAAAGGCGTGAGCTGTGGCGTAATCTGGATATGCATAAGGTTTATGTCCATAATAATGCATGGTATATTTTAGGCGATTTTAATGCAGCTTTAAACTTGGAAGACAAATCTTTTGGAAGCTCTAATGTGGATATTGCCATGAGGGAATTTAAAGATTGTGTTGATGCGATTGAGGTATCTGATGTTAATACGGCTGGTTTACACTTTACCTGGAATCAGAAACCACAAGGTAGTGATGGTTTGCTTAAAAAGATTGATCGTATTATGGCTAATGATAAATTTCTGGATAGTTTTATGGGTGCTGTGGCTGTCTTCCAACCTTATAGAATATCTGATCATTCTCCGGCTATTTTGCGTTTGCCAAGGAAAGTTAAGTTTGTGCCTCGGCCGTTTAAGTTTTCCAATGTTCTTATTCAGGATCCAGGATTTAGCCAAGTGGTTGCTTCGGCTTGGACAACTGACGTGCAAGGATTCCAAATGTATTGTGTGGTAAAGATGCTAAAAAGTTTGAAGAAACCTTTACGTAAACTTCTGTATGATAAAGGAAATCTGTATCGTAAGGTAGAACTGTGTAGAAAGGATTTGGATGAGGTGCAAAAGTTGCTTGATTCGGATCCATTTAATTCTGTGATTAGGGAGGACCATGCTACCTGCCTTAATGCCTTTAATGAAGCACTTCTGGATGAGGAACGGTTTTTGAAACAGAAAGCtaag GTTGTCAAAGGGAAAACAGCTTGTAATAGGATTGATACGATTTCTGACTCTAATGGAAGGCTTCTTGATGGTGATGATGTAAAGAATGCTTTTATCGCGCATTATACCCAATTTTTGGGTCAAAGTGCGCCGGTTTCAAGACTAAATTCTCTACATTTATTCGATAACAGATTATCTCAGGAGCAAGCTTTGCTAATGATTTCTGAGGTCACTGATGAAGAAGTGAAAAGTGCCATGTTTTATATGGGAGATGATAAATCTCCAGGAGACCGGATGGATTTTcagct AATAAAGAATTCTTTGAAGGATTTGGTTAGTGATAATCAACTAGCGTTTGTACCGGGCAGAAGGATTACTGATAATATCCTTTTAACTCAAGAGTTGATGCACAATTATCATCTCGACCGGGGTCCCCCTCGATGCGCTCTCAAAGTCGATATTCAAAAGGCATATGATACG GTGTCTCTTAATGGTACTACTCATGGCTATTTTCAAGGTAAGAGAGGTCTTCGGCAGGGTGACCCTCTGTCTCCGTATTTATTTACTTTGGTTATGgaagttttgaatttgattctgaagAGACAGGTTCGAAACTCTAATGGATTTAACTATCATCGACAGTGTGATAAACAGAAGATCATTAATCTTTGTTTTGCGGATGATTTGTTTATCTTCTTGCATGGAGATGTCGAATCAGCAAGGGTTGTAAGTAGAGCTTTGAATGAGTTTAAACAAGTGTCGGGCTTGGCACCCAGTCTCCCAAAGAGCACTGCATTTTTCTGCAATGTTCTTAATCATGTAAAGGTTGCTATTCTAAATGTTTTACCTTTTGATGAAGGCACTTTACCGGTTAAGTACTTGGGTGTCCCTTTGGTGTCTTCAAGACTGCGATATCGTGAGTGTAGGGGGCTGTTGGAAAGAGTGCAACAACGTATTAATGATTGGAAGAACAGATTTTTATCATTTGCAGGTCGCCTTCAGCTGATCAACTCTGTTATTGCTTCTATGCATGTGTATTGGTCTTCGGCTGTCATTCTTCCCTCTCAAGTTATCCACGAAATTGAACAAATGATGAGAAATTTCCTATGGAGTAGTGGTGAATATAAACGGGGTCAGTCCAAAGTTGCTTGGGAGGTTGTGTGTCTTCCAAAGACTGAAGGAGGATTAGGTATACTATGTATTGAAGCTTTCAATAATGCTCTAATTTCGGTCCATATAAGGAATATTGTAGCTCATAAGGAATCTCTTTGGGTTCGGTGGATTCATTCTTACAAGTTAAAAGGACGATCGATATGGGATGTGCCTGCTCGTGGCTCCTTGTCTTGGAGCTGGCGGAAGATACTACAGGTGAGATGGTTAATTCGTAAACATTTGTGGTTTGTTCTTGGTAACGGCATGACTGCTTcggcatggtatgattcctggAGTTCTCTGTGTCCTCTTTCAGATCATTTATCTCCTAGGATGATCACTAGTGCTGGATTTTCTCTCAATGACAAG ATTCCTGTTTTGAATACTTTGGAATTGGATCGACTTATGTGGAAAGATTCTAACCAAAATCTGCTGGATTTTTCGGTCAATGTGGTGTGGGAGGATCTACGTCCTCAAGCTGCTGTAGTGGATTGGTTCCCGATTGTTTGGTTTAATCAGAATGTACCGAAGCATGATTTTATCTTATGGCTGATTTATAAACAAAAGTTGAAGACTCAAGACATTATGGCACATTGGGATGTGAATAGATCTCTTTCTCTTTGCTGCTCATTGTGCGAGCTACAACCGGATTCTCATAACCACCTGTTTTTTGAATGCCCTTTGTCTTCAAAGGTTTGGAATTCTGTCAAGTCTAGAGCGGAGTTGAATAATGTTGCTCCAGATTGGATGTCTATTGTTGCTGCAATTCTTCCTATAGCAAGCAAGTCCTTTGTGCAAAGCGTTGTTGCAAAACTTGTTTTGGCTGCATCTACATACTTTATATGGGATGAACGCAATGCAAGATTATTTCGTCAACAAAAAAGAACGAGGGATCAATTAATTGGTGCTATTGTTGAGACAGTAAGGCTCAAACTCCTTACGTGCAGATTCAAGAGGACAAGGCGTGTTGAGCGGTTCTTAACAGCTTGGGATTAA